In the Alteromonas sp. M12 genome, one interval contains:
- a CDS encoding iron ABC transporter permease produces the protein MSKSKWGILTSLSLLSIFCGLFFGAADLDVLTVFQCVLNNCPAKVDDVIFWQVRLPRVLVGFLVGAGLAVAGATLQNVYRNPLADPYLFGVVSGAGLGASIATLLFNGSLASYSSTFAFLAQIPFTYALPLAAFLGAFLAVTIVQILSRKLFGNRTEHLLLAGVAVSFMLSALSHFLLFMAEPFAANKVIFWLLGSLANAQMWFVWIMLPIVTISVVLLWLFGRHIDAMLLGDENAQTLGIKVDSLRLMVLVICAALTSCIVAYCGGIGFVGLMIPHIVRGWFGVTSRNLIIGCVLVGGSFLIWVDVVARVIVDNQEIPIGIITSAIGSLFFLFALQKNRGR, from the coding sequence TTTTTGGCGCAGCAGACCTTGATGTGCTCACCGTATTTCAATGTGTGCTAAATAATTGCCCAGCTAAGGTTGATGACGTTATATTTTGGCAAGTTCGACTACCTCGCGTGCTTGTTGGTTTTTTAGTTGGAGCAGGTTTAGCTGTCGCCGGGGCAACATTACAAAATGTCTATCGCAATCCATTGGCGGATCCCTATTTATTCGGAGTGGTTTCAGGAGCGGGGTTAGGAGCAAGTATTGCAACCCTACTATTCAATGGTAGCTTAGCTTCATACTCTTCAACTTTTGCTTTTCTAGCGCAAATCCCCTTTACTTATGCATTGCCTTTAGCTGCCTTTTTAGGGGCTTTTCTAGCTGTCACTATTGTTCAGATACTATCCCGTAAATTATTTGGAAATCGCACCGAGCATCTACTCTTAGCCGGTGTGGCCGTTTCGTTTATGCTAAGCGCTTTAAGTCATTTTTTATTATTCATGGCTGAGCCCTTTGCTGCCAATAAAGTCATTTTTTGGTTACTCGGAAGTTTAGCCAATGCACAAATGTGGTTCGTGTGGATTATGCTCCCCATCGTCACTATTAGTGTTGTTTTATTGTGGCTTTTCGGTCGTCACATAGACGCAATGTTGTTAGGTGATGAAAATGCGCAAACATTAGGAATTAAAGTAGACTCATTGCGTCTAATGGTTTTAGTCATTTGCGCAGCACTCACCTCATGCATAGTGGCCTATTGCGGCGGAATTGGTTTTGTTGGATTAATGATCCCGCATATTGTCCGAGGTTGGTTTGGGGTAACTAGCCGAAATTTAATAATTGGCTGTGTACTAGTTGGCGGTAGTTTTTTAATTTGGGTCGATGTTGTCGCCAGAGTGATAGTCGACAACCAAGAAATCCCCATTGGGATTATCACCTCCGCAATTGGCAGCCTATTTTTCTTATTTGCCCTACAAAAAAACCGAGGACGTTAA
- a CDS encoding cobalamin-binding protein: MSFQIIKVRFIYGLFALACALLSTSICLASQGTEQSLQTDKQNLKIIALAPHIVELLFDIGAGKQIIATGSYADYPEQAKTLPRVGDHSRLQIEKILKLKADIVIAWRSGNPLEDLARLEQFGIPVIYSDPKQLEDVAKELLMFGEVTGRQTVARLRADTYVMGLKKLREQYANQIPISVFFEIWSAPLQTIAGNAWPQQHLNICGAQNIFADLSNDYPSVSLEQVISKMPQVIIQPKANKQLASRLYDWQKFDFLPAVKNDFVFRPDADRLYRMTTRVLDEVQVICEQIQLARRYYQQQQS; encoded by the coding sequence TTGTCTTTTCAAATCATCAAAGTCAGGTTTATTTATGGGCTCTTTGCCTTAGCCTGCGCCCTACTCTCTACTTCGATTTGTTTAGCGTCGCAAGGTACTGAGCAGTCATTACAAACGGATAAACAAAATTTAAAAATAATAGCCTTGGCACCACATATTGTAGAGCTGCTATTTGACATAGGTGCTGGCAAGCAAATAATAGCTACTGGTTCATATGCCGACTATCCAGAGCAAGCTAAAACACTGCCCAGAGTGGGAGATCATAGTCGTTTGCAAATCGAAAAAATATTGAAGTTGAAAGCCGATATCGTGATTGCTTGGAGAAGTGGAAACCCACTGGAAGATTTAGCCAGACTAGAACAGTTTGGGATTCCCGTTATTTATTCTGACCCCAAACAATTAGAAGATGTCGCTAAAGAACTCCTCATGTTTGGCGAAGTGACGGGTAGACAAACGGTAGCCCGGTTGCGAGCCGACACCTATGTAATGGGCTTGAAAAAATTGCGCGAGCAATATGCCAATCAAATTCCAATTTCAGTCTTTTTCGAAATATGGTCAGCGCCACTACAAACCATTGCGGGAAATGCATGGCCACAGCAACACTTAAATATTTGCGGCGCACAAAACATCTTTGCTGATTTATCGAATGACTACCCTTCCGTGTCGCTAGAGCAAGTAATTAGTAAAATGCCGCAGGTTATTATTCAACCTAAAGCAAATAAACAATTAGCAAGTAGACTTTATGATTGGCAGAAATTCGATTTTTTGCCGGCGGTAAAAAACGATTTTGTATTTCGCCCTGATGCAGACAGGCTATACCGAATGACGACACGAGTATTGGATGAAGTTCAGGTTATCTGTGAGCAGATTCAACTGGCTAGGAGATACTATCAACAGCAGCAAAGCTGA
- a CDS encoding BolA/IbaG family iron-sulfur metabolism protein, producing MNIQNNIEKKLLSHFNPAHLEVINESFMHNVPNGAETHFKVVLVTPEFAGKRLINRHRAVNAVLKEELAEQIHALALHTYTGEEWQSLYGNSPDSPNCLGGSKQAAS from the coding sequence ATGAATATCCAAAATAATATTGAAAAGAAGTTGCTGTCGCATTTCAATCCAGCACATTTGGAGGTTATCAACGAAAGCTTTATGCACAATGTACCTAATGGCGCTGAAACCCACTTTAAAGTGGTTTTGGTCACGCCTGAATTTGCTGGTAAGCGTTTAATTAATCGCCACAGAGCGGTAAACGCAGTCCTCAAAGAAGAGCTTGCGGAGCAAATACACGCTTTGGCGTTACATACTTACACTGGTGAAGAGTGGCAGAGTTTGTACGGTAACTCCCCAGATTCACCTAATTGTTTAGGCGGCTCGAAACAAGCGGCATCTTAA
- a CDS encoding alpha-ketoglutarate-dependent dioxygenase AlkB, whose product MQQDLFSSHQAGLTQMPMKDADVHYQADFLEQDTATELYQKLQTKLAWQQDSIQIYGRTVAIPRLQAWYGDQEATYQYSGLSMQPNPWVSELQQLKKTLEQVCETHFNSVLANWYRNGQDSMGWHADNEIELGRQPIIASLTLGQTRDFDFKHMQSGQKVRFPLHNGSLLIMAGNTQQFWQHSLPKRSQLMAGRINLTFRKIFQQI is encoded by the coding sequence ATGCAACAGGATTTATTTTCATCCCACCAAGCAGGCCTTACTCAAATGCCGATGAAAGATGCAGATGTGCATTATCAGGCAGATTTTTTGGAGCAGGACACTGCCACTGAATTGTATCAGAAATTACAGACTAAATTAGCTTGGCAACAAGATTCAATTCAAATCTATGGACGAACGGTGGCGATTCCGCGTTTACAGGCATGGTACGGAGATCAAGAGGCTACTTATCAGTATTCAGGTTTGAGTATGCAACCTAATCCTTGGGTCAGCGAATTGCAACAGCTTAAAAAGACTTTAGAGCAAGTTTGTGAAACCCATTTCAATTCTGTTTTGGCAAATTGGTATCGCAACGGGCAAGACAGCATGGGTTGGCATGCCGATAACGAAATAGAACTAGGTAGACAACCGATTATTGCCTCATTAACTTTAGGTCAAACTCGTGATTTCGATTTTAAACATATGCAAAGCGGTCAGAAAGTGAGATTTCCACTGCACAATGGCAGTTTGTTAATAATGGCTGGAAATACCCAACAATTTTGGCAACATAGCCTTCCTAAACGCAGTCAATTAATGGCAGGACGCATAAATCTGACATTTCGCAAGATATTTCAACAAATTTAG
- a CDS encoding methyltransferase, whose translation MNTSFNFLGKSLQLYRYPKRFTHPSWQAWDAADELILDHIQQNQDNIDQTNIVILNDDFGALSCWLHDANIHHVSDSLVSQMACKQNISLNNLDNTQITYIDSLAQMPQQPDWVIIKIPKTLALLEHQLIQLQSVVSAKTKIVAAAKAKMIQKSTLSLFEKYLGKTHTSLAKKKARLVFCEPNLGLEQKPSPYPTVWKMDQEPFTINNHANVFARQQIDIGARLLIDNLPDCTAKTVVDLGCGNGVLGLCILKRYDNAEVIFIDESYMAVASAKLNVQNNLPTQMHRARFIVSNCLEQLENQTQIDMVICNPPFHQLNTITDHIATQMFEDAHLKLKKGGELRIIGNRHLEYPQKLKRLFGGYNVISSDKKFSILSSLK comes from the coding sequence ATGAACACTAGCTTTAACTTTTTAGGAAAGTCCCTGCAATTATACCGCTATCCAAAGCGATTTACTCACCCTAGTTGGCAAGCATGGGATGCCGCAGACGAATTGATCCTCGATCATATTCAACAAAACCAAGACAATATCGATCAAACCAATATTGTTATCCTGAATGATGATTTTGGCGCGCTAAGCTGCTGGTTGCACGACGCCAACATTCACCATGTGAGTGATTCTCTAGTTTCCCAGATGGCATGTAAACAAAATATTAGTCTAAATAACTTAGACAATACCCAGATCACCTATATTGATAGTTTAGCGCAAATGCCGCAACAGCCAGACTGGGTAATCATCAAAATACCCAAAACGCTAGCGCTGCTAGAACATCAGTTAATTCAGTTACAAAGCGTGGTTTCAGCAAAAACTAAAATAGTGGCTGCAGCTAAAGCTAAGATGATACAAAAATCGACCTTATCACTGTTTGAAAAGTACCTCGGAAAAACTCATACATCCTTAGCGAAGAAAAAGGCTCGCTTAGTCTTTTGTGAACCTAATCTTGGATTAGAGCAAAAGCCGTCACCCTATCCTACTGTTTGGAAAATGGACCAAGAACCTTTTACCATTAACAATCATGCAAATGTGTTTGCTCGTCAACAAATTGATATTGGCGCTCGTTTATTAATTGATAATTTACCGGATTGTACAGCTAAAACCGTAGTTGATTTGGGTTGTGGAAACGGCGTTTTAGGCTTATGCATATTAAAACGATATGACAATGCAGAAGTCATTTTTATAGATGAATCATACATGGCTGTCGCATCAGCTAAACTCAATGTGCAAAATAACTTGCCGACACAGATGCACCGAGCACGTTTTATCGTTAGCAACTGCCTTGAACAATTGGAAAATCAAACACAAATTGATATGGTAATTTGTAATCCACCGTTTCATCAACTGAATACCATCACTGATCACATTGCGACCCAAATGTTTGAAGATGCGCACTTAAAACTCAAAAAGGGTGGTGAGTTACGGATAATCGGCAATAGGCATTTAGAATATCCGCAAAAATTAAAGCGCTTATTTGGTGGTTATAATGTTATTTCAAGTGACAAAAAATTTAGTATTTTATCTTCGTTGAAGTAG
- a CDS encoding peptidylprolyl isomerase, which translates to MKNCLLTLTFILVTFLSHAKPKDDGSQIQPDNYYPRVMMHTTMGDFVVELDRSRAPITVNNFLRYVDKRSFEGTIFHRVIADFVVQGGGYDKDFKDLSKFPDIYNEAGNGLKNQTYTIAMARSNDPHSANRQFYFNLSDNESLDPGRKWGYAVFGYVTEGTDILDAISQVETQYDAIIGWADVPIEPVILNKVTILPPL; encoded by the coding sequence ATGAAAAACTGTTTGTTAACGCTGACATTCATCTTAGTCACGTTTTTATCCCACGCAAAACCCAAAGACGATGGTTCACAAATTCAACCTGATAATTATTACCCAAGAGTGATGATGCATACGACCATGGGCGACTTTGTCGTTGAGCTTGATAGATCTAGAGCCCCCATCACAGTGAACAATTTTTTACGCTACGTGGATAAGCGCAGCTTTGAAGGGACTATCTTTCACAGAGTCATCGCCGACTTTGTTGTGCAAGGTGGAGGTTATGATAAAGACTTCAAAGATTTGTCCAAGTTTCCGGATATTTACAACGAAGCTGGAAACGGTCTAAAAAATCAAACCTATACCATAGCTATGGCGCGTTCGAATGATCCTCACTCGGCAAATCGTCAATTTTATTTTAATCTCAGTGACAATGAGAGCTTAGATCCTGGTAGGAAGTGGGGGTATGCCGTATTTGGTTATGTCACTGAAGGCACAGATATTTTAGATGCTATTTCTCAGGTAGAAACCCAATATGACGCCATTATAGGTTGGGCCGATGTACCAATAGAACCGGTAATATTAAACAAAGTGACAATTTTACCACCACTGTAG
- a CDS encoding GNAT family N-acetyltransferase, with the protein MNCKGTLVAQTERLNIRKVTLAEAFFILELVNDPDWIRHIGDRNIHNQADAREFIENGPFVSYQQNGYGLYVFCDNRKKRPMGICGMLKRPFLDHPDIGYAILPAFRRRGLTLEACNGVLQADCKRLGLKTVHAMISAENTQSINLIERLGFKYTKIVQHQAEDTMLFTYSK; encoded by the coding sequence ATGAATTGTAAAGGTACCCTAGTTGCGCAGACAGAACGTTTAAATATACGCAAAGTCACTTTAGCAGAAGCTTTCTTTATTTTAGAATTAGTGAATGACCCAGATTGGATTCGGCACATCGGTGACCGCAACATTCACAATCAAGCCGATGCCCGCGAATTCATTGAAAATGGCCCTTTTGTGTCTTATCAGCAAAATGGTTACGGTTTGTACGTATTCTGTGATAATCGAAAAAAACGGCCTATGGGAATTTGCGGTATGTTAAAAAGACCCTTCCTAGACCACCCTGACATTGGCTATGCAATTTTGCCCGCGTTTAGGCGCAGAGGCTTGACACTAGAAGCTTGTAACGGTGTATTACAAGCCGATTGTAAACGTTTAGGCTTAAAAACCGTGCACGCTATGATTTCAGCAGAAAATACACAGTCAATCAATCTAATTGAACGCTTGGGTTTTAAGTACACCAAGATCGTTCAACACCAAGCAGAAGACACTATGCTGTTTACCTATTCAAAATAG
- a CDS encoding GGDEF domain-containing protein has translation MSRLFPKPKPAFLADYLVHSNSNNIQYAIYFSCLASVVFGIQLLNHLRLGGDMLFAANMPYTLLYMVSFVFAACNVLMLRKLKALPRLSSFVNAIEILFTVFFASVGVFWSLLSVNDGHGIAPFIVIMMLLCFSLQGHLSYLLSILGFAFLGLIIGLLVNSLSRDIWFDISLGFSSTLVCFAVAHLIEKSRLKSFEEISKLSSTNRQLRTLTQQDHLTKLLNRRAIDSALKREMARSERFDHPLSLLMIDVDNFKQINDGFGHVFGDQILVDISRSIKKHVRDVDYVGRMGGDEFLVILIETNPNNALQIADRMRNEVRSINSQILECNISISVGLTAMQGESVVALLEKADKALYLAKKAGKNKVRSVFSQTNETTNL, from the coding sequence ATGTCACGACTTTTTCCCAAACCAAAACCTGCTTTTCTGGCAGATTATTTGGTTCACAGTAATTCCAATAACATTCAGTATGCCATTTACTTTTCTTGTTTGGCATCTGTGGTTTTCGGTATTCAATTATTAAATCACCTTCGCCTTGGTGGTGATATGCTCTTTGCCGCCAACATGCCATATACCCTGTTATATATGGTTTCTTTTGTTTTCGCAGCGTGTAATGTTTTGATGTTACGCAAGTTAAAAGCACTCCCTAGGTTGTCATCATTTGTCAACGCCATTGAAATTCTGTTTACTGTGTTTTTTGCCAGTGTAGGTGTTTTCTGGTCGCTACTGAGTGTCAATGATGGACATGGCATAGCGCCTTTTATTGTTATCATGATGCTACTGTGCTTTTCGCTGCAAGGGCACCTAAGTTATTTGTTGAGCATTCTCGGTTTTGCCTTTCTAGGGCTTATTATCGGATTGCTTGTAAATAGTCTAAGCCGTGATATTTGGTTCGATATAAGTCTGGGTTTTAGCAGTACGCTAGTGTGTTTTGCAGTGGCTCATTTAATTGAAAAAAGTAGATTGAAAAGCTTTGAAGAGATTTCTAAATTAAGCAGTACAAACCGGCAATTACGCACCCTTACTCAACAGGATCATCTGACTAAACTGCTTAATCGCAGAGCTATTGATAGTGCGCTAAAAAGGGAAATGGCCAGAAGTGAACGTTTTGATCATCCGTTGTCTCTGTTAATGATTGACGTGGATAACTTCAAACAAATTAATGATGGGTTTGGTCATGTTTTTGGGGACCAGATACTTGTAGATATTTCAAGAAGTATCAAAAAACACGTCCGTGATGTTGATTATGTAGGAAGAATGGGCGGCGACGAATTTTTGGTTATCTTGATAGAAACTAACCCAAACAATGCGTTGCAAATTGCAGATAGAATGCGTAACGAAGTGCGGTCGATAAATAGCCAAATATTAGAATGTAATATTTCAATCAGTGTTGGTCTCACAGCTATGCAGGGGGAGAGTGTTGTCGCCTTGCTAGAAAAAGCCGACAAAGCACTATATTTAGCTAAAAAAGCCGGCAAAAATAAAGTCCGTAGTGTTTTCTCGCAAACCAATGAAACGACCAATTTATGA
- the epmA gene encoding elongation factor P--(R)-beta-lysine ligase encodes MNSSVNWRPTASIQTLKKRAEINAQIRQFFAQRNVLEVETPALAHAGVTDIHLHAFNTQFNSPLNPEPANLFLQTSPEFAMKRLLCAGSGCIFQLCKSFRNEEAGKQHNPEFTMLEWYRVGFNHLQLIDEVDALLQLVLKTEPLDRLSYQQAFLTHCDIDPLTCSLAELKRKAEYFGFANIAQVENSKDVLLQLLCSQVVEPKIGCLRPVALTQFPASQAALARLNKDDPRVAERFEIYFKGLELANGYHELADVKEQQTRFERDNQARIQNGLGKISLDPHFMAAMESGLPDCSGVALGVDRLIMLACELNNIEQVMSFSINNA; translated from the coding sequence ATGAATTCATCAGTTAACTGGCGACCAACCGCGTCTATTCAAACTTTGAAAAAACGGGCTGAGATTAACGCTCAGATCCGCCAATTTTTTGCACAACGTAATGTATTAGAGGTGGAAACGCCTGCGTTAGCCCACGCCGGTGTCACTGATATACATTTGCACGCATTTAACACTCAATTCAATAGCCCTCTGAACCCAGAACCCGCAAATTTATTTTTGCAGACATCCCCAGAATTTGCCATGAAACGACTTTTGTGTGCAGGTAGCGGCTGTATCTTTCAATTGTGTAAATCTTTCCGCAATGAAGAGGCTGGCAAGCAGCATAATCCAGAATTTACCATGTTAGAGTGGTATCGAGTGGGTTTTAACCATTTGCAGTTAATCGACGAAGTCGATGCGCTATTACAACTCGTACTCAAAACAGAACCACTTGACAGGTTAAGCTATCAGCAGGCGTTTCTTACACACTGTGATATCGATCCCTTGACCTGCAGTTTAGCGGAGTTAAAACGCAAAGCAGAATATTTTGGCTTTGCTAATATCGCCCAAGTAGAGAATTCGAAAGATGTGTTGTTGCAACTGCTTTGTAGCCAAGTTGTCGAACCTAAAATTGGATGTTTAAGACCTGTGGCATTAACCCAGTTTCCCGCATCACAAGCTGCATTAGCGCGGTTGAATAAAGATGATCCACGAGTTGCTGAGCGTTTTGAAATTTATTTCAAAGGATTAGAACTTGCCAATGGCTACCATGAACTGGCCGATGTGAAGGAGCAACAAACACGATTTGAACGGGACAATCAAGCTCGTATACAAAATGGATTAGGAAAGATTTCTTTAGACCCGCACTTTATGGCTGCTATGGAAAGTGGTTTACCTGATTGTTCAGGCGTCGCGCTGGGAGTTGATAGGCTAATTATGCTTGCGTGTGAGCTCAATAATATTGAACAGGTAATGAGTTTTTCCATTAATAACGCCTGA
- the efp gene encoding elongation factor P, which produces MANYSTNEFKAGLKIMLDGEPCNVLENEYVKPGKGQAFNRVKIRKLISGKVLEKTFRSGDSVEGADVMDTELTYLYNDGEFYHFMNNETFEQIAADEKAVGENVKWLVENDNCTITLWNGSPIVVTPPNFVELEITETDPGLKGDTAGTGGKPATLVTGAVVRVPLFVQTGEVIKVDTRSGEYVSRAQK; this is translated from the coding sequence ATGGCTAATTACAGCACAAATGAATTCAAAGCGGGCTTAAAGATAATGCTCGACGGCGAACCTTGCAACGTTCTTGAGAACGAATATGTTAAACCAGGTAAAGGTCAGGCCTTTAACCGCGTTAAAATTCGTAAACTTATTTCCGGTAAAGTGTTAGAAAAAACATTCAGATCCGGTGATAGCGTCGAAGGTGCAGACGTAATGGACACGGAACTTACGTATTTGTATAACGATGGCGAATTCTATCATTTTATGAACAACGAAACTTTCGAACAGATTGCCGCTGACGAAAAAGCAGTTGGTGAAAATGTGAAATGGCTAGTCGAGAACGACAATTGCACAATCACCTTGTGGAATGGTAGCCCAATTGTTGTTACGCCTCCAAACTTCGTTGAGCTAGAGATCACAGAAACTGACCCTGGTTTGAAAGGTGATACTGCAGGTACAGGTGGTAAACCAGCCACTTTGGTCACCGGTGCAGTAGTTAGGGTACCTTTGTTTGTACAAACTGGCGAAGTGATAAAAGTTGACACTCGCAGCGGTGAATACGTTTCACGGGCTCAAAAGTAG
- the epmB gene encoding EF-P beta-lysylation protein EpmB, which translates to MALIIPKKSISVESNWQKELATSFNDPQKLLEYLDIPVEKQIENIKARSLFPMRVPQHFARLMSKGDPQDPLFKQVFPLYEEFLEDPRYTVDPLQEQETPQQGILHKYQTRALLMVRGGCAVNCRYCFRRHFPYQQNSLNKQGWLEALDYIAQDSKLNEIIYSGGDPLMAKDDFLAWLTNQIEQIPHITRLRLHTRLPVVIPNRIDSQLTSWISQSRLKVIMVLHVNHANEIDSNLIAKLNLLREKQVTLLNQSVLLAGVNDTAESQIGLSERLFEAGVMPYYLHMLDKVKGASHFDVSENQAREIMAEMIKRLPGFLVPKLVREIGGQPGKTPLDLHLHP; encoded by the coding sequence TTGGCGCTGATAATACCTAAAAAATCCATCTCTGTAGAGAGTAACTGGCAAAAAGAACTGGCAACTAGTTTTAATGATCCGCAAAAACTGCTGGAATATCTTGATATTCCAGTGGAAAAACAGATCGAAAATATTAAGGCTAGATCACTTTTTCCCATGCGTGTCCCACAACACTTTGCTCGTTTAATGAGCAAAGGAGATCCCCAAGATCCGTTGTTTAAGCAGGTCTTCCCATTATATGAGGAATTCCTTGAAGACCCCAGATACACTGTGGATCCGTTGCAAGAGCAAGAAACCCCACAGCAAGGGATACTACACAAATATCAAACCAGAGCTCTGCTGATGGTGCGTGGTGGCTGTGCAGTCAATTGTCGTTATTGTTTTCGCCGGCATTTTCCATATCAGCAAAATAGTTTAAATAAACAAGGATGGTTGGAAGCCTTGGATTATATTGCGCAAGATTCAAAATTAAATGAAATTATATACTCCGGTGGTGATCCGTTAATGGCTAAAGATGACTTTTTGGCTTGGCTTACCAATCAAATTGAACAAATTCCCCATATTACACGACTAAGATTACACACACGTTTACCCGTGGTGATTCCCAATAGAATAGACTCTCAATTGACCAGTTGGATTTCACAGTCTCGTTTAAAAGTAATTATGGTACTGCATGTTAACCATGCTAATGAAATAGACTCAAATTTGATTGCAAAATTAAATTTACTCCGGGAAAAACAGGTAACACTGTTGAATCAATCTGTTTTGCTCGCAGGGGTGAATGATACGGCGGAGAGTCAAATAGGGTTAAGTGAACGCCTATTTGAAGCAGGGGTGATGCCCTATTATCTGCACATGCTAGATAAAGTAAAAGGTGCTTCGCATTTTGATGTGAGCGAAAATCAGGCAAGGGAAATCATGGCTGAAATGATAAAGCGCTTGCCAGGATTTCTTGTCCCAAAACTCGTTAGAGAAATTGGCGGACAACCTGGCAAGACACCTCTAGACTTACATCTTCATCCTTAA
- a CDS encoding prepilin-type N-terminal cleavage/methylation domain-containing protein — protein MVSKQRGFTLIELIIVIVILGILTVVAAPRFIDISSDAKISVLNGIAGNIRSTVSLVQHKARIKGLTTTSTNPGTGQSELIVDFGFAETELYFGNLCPEAESELGDAVDFFEFMEISSDENLLRRTDNQYALIGYDVPSSGVPTDQGCYVIYDSFAEPNCTVEVVDIDC, from the coding sequence GTGGTTTCTAAACAACGCGGGTTTACACTCATTGAGTTAATTATAGTAATAGTTATTTTAGGCATTTTGACAGTAGTCGCAGCGCCAAGATTTATTGATATTTCTAGTGATGCGAAAATTTCTGTTTTGAATGGTATTGCAGGCAACATTCGTTCGACTGTTAGCCTAGTTCAACACAAGGCTAGAATAAAAGGGCTTACGACAACTAGCACAAATCCAGGTACGGGTCAGTCTGAACTGATCGTTGATTTTGGGTTCGCAGAGACCGAACTCTATTTCGGTAATCTTTGTCCGGAGGCTGAATCTGAGTTAGGCGATGCCGTTGATTTCTTCGAATTTATGGAAATTTCGTCCGATGAGAATTTACTCAGACGCACCGATAATCAATATGCGTTAATTGGTTACGATGTGCCAAGTTCAGGCGTACCTACTGATCAGGGATGTTATGTGATCTATGATTCATTCGCCGAACCAAATTGCACGGTCGAAGTAGTCGATATAGACTGTTAA